CAAGCCGGACTTCGTGGTTCTCGATGAGCCAACATCGGCTCTCGATGTTTCGGTGCAGGCGAACATCCTGAACACCCTCAAGGGACTGCAGAAGGAATACGGCTTCTCGTACCTCTTCATAAGCCACGACCTCGGCGTCGTCAAGTATATGAGTCACAGAATGGGCGTCATGTACCTGGGTAAGCTTGTTGAAGTCGGGCCGGCCAAGAGGATATTTGAGAACCCGCTTCATCCCTATACCCAGATGCTCCTCTCTGCGATTCCTGTGCCCGATCCGGAGCTGGCCAGGACAAAGAAGAGGATGGAGGTCAAGGGGGAGCCACCAAGTCCGGTAAACCCGCCGAAAGGCTGCCGCTTCCATCCCCGCTGTCCCCTGGCCAAGGCAGGCCTCTGCGACAGGAGGGAGCCACCACTAATCGAGGTTGAGAAGGACCACTACGTCGCGTGCTGGCTGTATGAGAAATCTTAGTCTTTTCCCTATT
This window of the Thermococcus sp. genome carries:
- a CDS encoding ABC transporter ATP-binding protein translates to KPDFVVLDEPTSALDVSVQANILNTLKGLQKEYGFSYLFISHDLGVVKYMSHRMGVMYLGKLVEVGPAKRIFENPLHPYTQMLLSAIPVPDPELARTKKRMEVKGEPPSPVNPPKGCRFHPRCPLAKAGLCDRREPPLIEVEKDHYVACWLYEKS